From the genome of Primulina eburnea isolate SZY01 chromosome 12, ASM2296580v1, whole genome shotgun sequence, one region includes:
- the LOC140807510 gene encoding diphthine--ammonia ligase isoform X1: MQGKMQVVALVSGGKDSCYAMMKCQEYGHQIVALANLMPVDDAQDELDSYMYQTVGHQIVVSYAQCTGIPLFRRRIQGSSRNQGLNYKRTLGDEVEDMLILLKEVKRRIPSISAVSSGAIASDYQRLRVESVCSRLGLVSLAYLWKQDQSSLLQQMIRSGIIAITVKVAAIGLNPSKHLGKEISQLESHLHELKKLYGINVCGEGGEYETLTLDCPLFKNARIMLDKFEVFLHSPDQIAPVGVLHPLEYHLEKKTGSVPADDSATSNKVTGGEFDSVCEVLGDCQNTCEPPCPKNDVISDLALVTEQKFYISKSKKNDTFSIACWLQDASETSSDLQEDMEAVLTKIELLLSKFTCSWENVLYIHLYIADMNEFARANEAYVKFIRQDNCRFGVPSRSTIELPLSQVGLGKACIEVLVSNDHTKNVLHVQSISCWAPSCIGPYSQATLHHDVLYMAGQLGLDPPTMLIGDEGPASELKQALENTEAVANCFNCSVALSALFLIIYCSKSLNSSDRIAIENQKNVSLTQMKLRSDSQSSSMPLVGDPIVLYVLVPDLPKRALVEVKPMLYTGENVKILTVVAKQDPYTRQVYWGFQHESWHSECCHECIVPGRLVTAIISVTEEVVAKICSISARPYNEPNCEPDREHQIARMAEFCIYLVDKVLLENDFAWDDIVTLRIYFATTLCTSHGKLSTIFTRVFNEFSQMSLRIDTDKEPIFHLVPVLGAGRSATSMNDILTCELYAKKL; the protein is encoded by the exons ATGCAAGGAAAAATGCAGGTTGTGGCGCTGGTAAGTGGCGGCAAGGACAGCTGCTACGCTATGATGAAATGCCAAGAATACGGTCACCAG ATAGTAGCACTGGCGAATTTGATGCCTGTCGATGATGCCCAAGACGAGCTTGATAGTTACATGTATCAAACA GTTGGTCACCAGATAGTGGTTAGCTATGCACAATGTACCGGGATTCCCTTATTTCGAAGACGAATTCAAGGATCTAGCAG AAATCAGGGCCTTAATTACAAAAGAACTCTTGGGGATGAAGTTGAAGATATGTTGATCCTTTTAAAAGAAGTGAAACGACGGATTCCCTCCATTTCAGCAGTCTCCTCTGGTGCAATTGCATCTGACTATCAAAGGCTACGTGTGGAAAGCGTATGTTCTAGGTTAGGTCTTGTTTCTTTGGCGTATTTGTGGAAGCAAGATCAGTCATCTCTCCTTCAACAAATG ATAAGAAGTGGAATTATTGCTATTACAGTAAAG gTAGCAGCTATAGGTTTGAACCCATCAAAGCACTTGGGGAAGGAAATATCACAGTTGGAGTCCCATCTTCATGAGCTAAAAAA ATTATATGGGATAAATGTTTGCGGTGAAGGTGGAGAATATGAAACTCTAACTCTGGACTGTCCTCTCTTCAAA AATGCTCGAATCATGCTGGATAAATTTGAAGTTTTCTTACATTCGCCAGATCAAATAGCTCCTGTTGGGGTCCTCCATCCCTTAGAGTACCATTTGGAGAAGAAGACGGGATCAGTGCCTGCCGATGATAGTGCTACAAGCAACAAGGTCACCGGCGGAGAATTTGATTCAGTATGTGAAGTCCTGGGAGACTGTCAAAATACTTGTGAGCCCCCATGCCCAAAAAATGACGTGATTTCTGACTTAGCACTGGTCACAGAGCAAAAATTTTACATATCAAAATCCAAGAAGAATGATACCTTTTCCATTGCCTGCTGGCTGCAAGATGCCTCTGAAACCTCATCAG ATTTGCAAGAAGATATGGAGGCGGTTCTAACAAAAATTGAATTGCTTCTCAGCAAATTTACTTGTTCTTGGGAAAATGTTCTTTATATTCATCTCTATATTGCCGATATGAATGAGTTTGCACGAGCAAATGAAGCTTATGTGAAATTCATTAGACAGGACAATTGTCGTTTTGGTGTACCCTCACGTTCTACTATTGAACTTCCTCTATCACAAGTTGGTTTGGGAAAAGCTTGTATTGAAGTTTTGGTGTCGAATGATCATACTAAGAATGTTTTGCATGTTCAGAGTATTTCGTGCTGGGCTCCTAGTTGTATTGGTCCATACAGCCAG GCTACCTTGCACCATGATGTTCTCTACATGGCGGGACAGTTGGGGCTTGACCCGCCAACAATGTTGATTGGGGATGAAGGTCCTGCTTCTGAGCTTAAACAAGCTCTAGAAAATACTGAAGCTGTGGCAAATTGTTTCAACTGTTCAGTAGCTTTGTCTGCTCTTTTCCTGATCATTTACTGCTCAAAATCTTTGAATTCATCCGACAGAATTGCCATTGAGAATCAGAAGAATGTTTCTCTAACACAAATGAAGTTACGGTCAGATAGCCAAAGCAGTTCCATGCCACTTGTGGGTGACCCCATTGTTTTATATGTTCTTGTTCCTGATCTGCCTAAAAG AGCTTTGGTGGAAGTAAAGCCCATGCTTTACACAGGGGAGAATGTTAAGATtctaactgtggttgccaaacAAGATCCATATACAAGGCAAGTTTATTGGGGATTTCAGCATGAAAGCTGGCATAGTGAGTGTTGTCATGAGTGTATTGTTCCTGGAAGATTAGTCACTGCCATCATATCTGTCACAGAGGAAGTTGTAGCTAAGATCTGCTCTATATCTGCAAGACCTTATAATGAACCAAATTGCGAACCTGATCGTGAACATCAAATTGCAAGGATGGCGGAATTCTGCATTTATCTTGTTGATAAAGTCCTCTTGGAGAACGATTTTGCTTGGGATGATATTGTG ACGCTGAGAATCTATTTTGCAACAACTCTTTGCACCTCCCATGGAAAATTGTCGACGATTTTCACTCGTGTATTCAATGAATTCAGTCAGATGAGTCTGAGAATAGACACAGATAAAGAGCCAATATTCCACCTTGTTCCTGTCTTGGGTGCTGGAAGATCTGCTACTTCTATGAATGACATACTAACCTGTGAGCTTTATGCTAAGAAATTGTAG
- the LOC140807510 gene encoding diphthine--ammonia ligase isoform X2 produces MHNVPGFPYFEDEFKDLAGHFHIVICYFGLVRNQGLNYKRTLGDEVEDMLILLKEVKRRIPSISAVSSGAIASDYQRLRVESVCSRLGLVSLAYLWKQDQSSLLQQMIRSGIIAITVKVAAIGLNPSKHLGKEISQLESHLHELKKLYGINVCGEGGEYETLTLDCPLFKNARIMLDKFEVFLHSPDQIAPVGVLHPLEYHLEKKTGSVPADDSATSNKVTGGEFDSVCEVLGDCQNTCEPPCPKNDVISDLALVTEQKFYISKSKKNDTFSIACWLQDASETSSDLQEDMEAVLTKIELLLSKFTCSWENVLYIHLYIADMNEFARANEAYVKFIRQDNCRFGVPSRSTIELPLSQVGLGKACIEVLVSNDHTKNVLHVQSISCWAPSCIGPYSQATLHHDVLYMAGQLGLDPPTMLIGDEGPASELKQALENTEAVANCFNCSVALSALFLIIYCSKSLNSSDRIAIENQKNVSLTQMKLRSDSQSSSMPLVGDPIVLYVLVPDLPKRALVEVKPMLYTGENVKILTVVAKQDPYTRQVYWGFQHESWHSECCHECIVPGRLVTAIISVTEEVVAKICSISARPYNEPNCEPDREHQIARMAEFCIYLVDKVLLENDFAWDDIVTLRIYFATTLCTSHGKLSTIFTRVFNEFSQMSLRIDTDKEPIFHLVPVLGAGRSATSMNDILTCELYAKKL; encoded by the exons ATGCACAATGTACCGGGATTCCCTTATTTCGAAGACGAATTCAAGGATCTAGCAG GGCATTTCCACATTGTAATTTGTTATTTTGGGCTTGTCAGAAATCAGGGCCTTAATTACAAAAGAACTCTTGGGGATGAAGTTGAAGATATGTTGATCCTTTTAAAAGAAGTGAAACGACGGATTCCCTCCATTTCAGCAGTCTCCTCTGGTGCAATTGCATCTGACTATCAAAGGCTACGTGTGGAAAGCGTATGTTCTAGGTTAGGTCTTGTTTCTTTGGCGTATTTGTGGAAGCAAGATCAGTCATCTCTCCTTCAACAAATG ATAAGAAGTGGAATTATTGCTATTACAGTAAAG gTAGCAGCTATAGGTTTGAACCCATCAAAGCACTTGGGGAAGGAAATATCACAGTTGGAGTCCCATCTTCATGAGCTAAAAAA ATTATATGGGATAAATGTTTGCGGTGAAGGTGGAGAATATGAAACTCTAACTCTGGACTGTCCTCTCTTCAAA AATGCTCGAATCATGCTGGATAAATTTGAAGTTTTCTTACATTCGCCAGATCAAATAGCTCCTGTTGGGGTCCTCCATCCCTTAGAGTACCATTTGGAGAAGAAGACGGGATCAGTGCCTGCCGATGATAGTGCTACAAGCAACAAGGTCACCGGCGGAGAATTTGATTCAGTATGTGAAGTCCTGGGAGACTGTCAAAATACTTGTGAGCCCCCATGCCCAAAAAATGACGTGATTTCTGACTTAGCACTGGTCACAGAGCAAAAATTTTACATATCAAAATCCAAGAAGAATGATACCTTTTCCATTGCCTGCTGGCTGCAAGATGCCTCTGAAACCTCATCAG ATTTGCAAGAAGATATGGAGGCGGTTCTAACAAAAATTGAATTGCTTCTCAGCAAATTTACTTGTTCTTGGGAAAATGTTCTTTATATTCATCTCTATATTGCCGATATGAATGAGTTTGCACGAGCAAATGAAGCTTATGTGAAATTCATTAGACAGGACAATTGTCGTTTTGGTGTACCCTCACGTTCTACTATTGAACTTCCTCTATCACAAGTTGGTTTGGGAAAAGCTTGTATTGAAGTTTTGGTGTCGAATGATCATACTAAGAATGTTTTGCATGTTCAGAGTATTTCGTGCTGGGCTCCTAGTTGTATTGGTCCATACAGCCAG GCTACCTTGCACCATGATGTTCTCTACATGGCGGGACAGTTGGGGCTTGACCCGCCAACAATGTTGATTGGGGATGAAGGTCCTGCTTCTGAGCTTAAACAAGCTCTAGAAAATACTGAAGCTGTGGCAAATTGTTTCAACTGTTCAGTAGCTTTGTCTGCTCTTTTCCTGATCATTTACTGCTCAAAATCTTTGAATTCATCCGACAGAATTGCCATTGAGAATCAGAAGAATGTTTCTCTAACACAAATGAAGTTACGGTCAGATAGCCAAAGCAGTTCCATGCCACTTGTGGGTGACCCCATTGTTTTATATGTTCTTGTTCCTGATCTGCCTAAAAG AGCTTTGGTGGAAGTAAAGCCCATGCTTTACACAGGGGAGAATGTTAAGATtctaactgtggttgccaaacAAGATCCATATACAAGGCAAGTTTATTGGGGATTTCAGCATGAAAGCTGGCATAGTGAGTGTTGTCATGAGTGTATTGTTCCTGGAAGATTAGTCACTGCCATCATATCTGTCACAGAGGAAGTTGTAGCTAAGATCTGCTCTATATCTGCAAGACCTTATAATGAACCAAATTGCGAACCTGATCGTGAACATCAAATTGCAAGGATGGCGGAATTCTGCATTTATCTTGTTGATAAAGTCCTCTTGGAGAACGATTTTGCTTGGGATGATATTGTG ACGCTGAGAATCTATTTTGCAACAACTCTTTGCACCTCCCATGGAAAATTGTCGACGATTTTCACTCGTGTATTCAATGAATTCAGTCAGATGAGTCTGAGAATAGACACAGATAAAGAGCCAATATTCCACCTTGTTCCTGTCTTGGGTGCTGGAAGATCTGCTACTTCTATGAATGACATACTAACCTGTGAGCTTTATGCTAAGAAATTGTAG